Below is a genomic region from Burkholderia pseudomultivorans.
TCCGCGCGTGAGTTCGGTGATCACGGGCGCATCGCGAATCGAACAGATCGCCGACAACATGGCCGCGCTCGACGTCGCCGGGAAGCTGACGCCCGACGTGAAGCAACGGATCGAGACCGTGGTCGGCGACGCGTACGAGTAAGGCGATTCGCGGCCACTCGCGTACCACTCGCGTACAATACGCGGCCGCATCGGCGCTGCCCCGGGGGCCGCGCACGATCGATCGCTTACCGATTCACCCTCTGTTTCAGGCAGCCCGCCATGCTCAGCTATCGTCACGGTTTTCACGCAGGCAACCACGCGGATGTGCTCAAGCACACCGTCGTCGTCCAGCTGCTGCGCTACCTGAACAAGAAAGACAAGTCGTACTGGTATATCGACACGCACGCCGGCGCCGGCGTGTATTCGCTGCGCGACGGCTATGCCGCGAAGACCGTCGAATACGACACCGGTATCGGCCGGCTGTGGAACGACAAGAATCTGCCGACTGCGCTGGGCGAGTATCTCGACGAAGTGCGCGCGCTGAACGACGACGGCGAACTGCGCTTCTACCCGGGTTCGCCGTATCTCGCATGGCGGCTGATGCGCGAGCAGGACCGGATGCGTCTGTTCGAGATGCACACGACCGAAATCGACGTGCTGCGCCACAATTTCCGCGACGCGGGGCGCCGCGCGATGATCTTTGCCGGCGACGGTTTCGAGGGCATCAAGGCGCTGCTGCCGCCGCCGCCGAGGCGCGCCCTCGTGCTGATCGACCCGTCGTACGAGGACAAGAAGGACTACGCGCGCACGGTGACTTGTGTGTCCGAGTGTCTGAAGCGTTTTGCGACGGGTTGCTATGCGATCTGGTATCCGCAGGTCGCGCGGACGGAGTCCCAGCGTTTCGCCGAACAGCTCAAGCGGCTGCAGCCGGACAACTGGCTGCATCTGACCTTGACGGTATCGAACCCGCCCGCTGACGGTCTTGGTCTTTACGGCAGCGGAATGTTCATCCTGAACCCGCCGTACACGCTCGCGCAGAGCATGAACGACGCGCTGCCATACCTGGTGGAAGCGCTCGGACAGGACAGCGGCGCGCGTTGCCAGATCGAGCAGCGCGGCGGCTGAGCGCCGGAGCCGCGATCAAGGCTGCAGTTGCGGCCGCGGTGTCGGCCTTGGGCGACCGGCGGGCTGCGCGCCCGGCACGTCGATATACGGGGCGATGAACAGCGGAATCGACGTGTTCGCCCCCTGCCCCGCCGGCGCGCGCATGCCGGCCGGCTCGACAATCGGCTCCGACGACAGCGGGGCCGTTTGCAGCATCAATCCGCCCTTGCCGTCCTGGATGCCACGCTGGGTATCGAGAATCAGCGGCTTCGACGACGTCGCGGCCGCGGCCGCGATGCCGTGGACGAGCACCGCCGTGCCCAGAACGAGCCGTGCCCGGCAAACGCGGCGCATATCGAGACGCAGGCGCATGATCCTATCCTTTCGGTTGAAAAACAGGCCCATACCATAGCGCCGCACGCGCGATTTCGCCAGATTCGGCGCACAAAAAAACAAAGCCCCGTCAATACGGGGCTTGCTTCTCGATCGGTGCCACACGGCACCCGACGGCAACTGCGATTACAGCGAGTAGCCGTTCGATTCGAGCGAACGGATGCGTTGCTCGAGCTGGACGATGTCCGACGACGTGGCGAGGTAGGCCTCACGGCGCTCACGCTCTGCGGATTCGAACCAGTTGCTCAGCTTTTCGACGATGTAGGCGATCATGATGTTCTCCAAGGAAGGGGGACCCCTGGCGAATCGAGATTCAGGGATTTCCCGTATAGGGTTATCCCGAATTATAGCGATGCCACACGAGGAAGCCAGTGAAATGCTTGCATGGGAACCATTCCATTCTGGAATGTGCACACCTTCGTCGCTTGTAACTCTTTGATTTTTATAGATATCGAGTTAAGCACCTTCTGACACGTCGAGGACGTGCACTAATCTGGTTCACCGACCGGGTCGGCCAGCCGCGCCAAAATCGGGCATTCGGGCCGGCCGTCCCCATGGCAGTGCGCGGCCAGGTCGGCCAGCGTGTCGCGCATGTCGGTCAACTCGGCGATGCGCTTGTCGAGTTCAGCGACGTGCTCGAGTGCGATCGACTTCACCTCGGCGCTGGCGCGCGAACGGTCCTGCCAGAGCATCAGCAGCTTGCGGATATCCTCGACGAGAAAACCGAGCCGCCTCGCCTGCCGGATGAAGCGCAGCGTATGGATTTCGTCGGATCCGTAGAGCCGGTAGCCGGCATCGCTGCGCTTGCTCGGCGCCAGCAGACCGACCTGTTCGTAGTACCGGATCATTTTTGCGCTTACCCCGGATTCGCGCGACGCGTCGCCGATATTCATTCCACGCCCTCTTCTCAAGCCCTGATTTCGAACGAAACACCGGCGGATGCGATCTGCCGGTGACGTTTCGATCGTATCAAATCGCGTCGTTTCGTTCTGGTGAGGCTGTTAGCGATGGCGTCTGTTCCGACGACAGAGAAAATCGACGGTCCTGCCGGCCTGCTGGCTGCGCCCTTTTCCGCGCCACAAATGCAAAAACCCCCGCCTTTCGGGCGGGGGTTTCTGGCTTAGGGAGCCTGACGATTACCTACTTTCACACGGGAATCCGCACTATCATCGGCGTGGAGTCGTTTCACGGTCCTGTTCGGGATGGGAAGGGGTGGGACCGACTCGCTATGGTCATCAGGCAAAGAGGGTTGTTGCGTTGCTTCGCAGCGCAACCAATCTTGGAAGAAGCAGTAATTTGGTTGGGTTGTGAGGTTGTATCTCACACATACGCGGTACTTCAACCGCAGTACGTCGAGTGCCTCGCACTCGACGCTCGATATCCGTAAGCGCTGAAGCGCTAACGGCTATCGAGACAGACTTGTTATAGGATCAAGCCTTACGGGCAATTAGTATCGGTTAGCTGAACGCATTACTGCGCTTACACACCCGACCTATCAACGTCCTGGTCTCGAACGACCCTTCAAGGAGGTCAAGCCTCCAGGGATATCTCATCTTAAGGCGAGTTTCCCGCTTAGATGCTTTCAGCGGTTATCTCTTCCGAACATAGCTACCCGGCGATGCGACTGGCGTCACAACCGGTACACCAGAGGTTCGTCCACTCCGGTCCTCTCGTACTAGGAGCAGCCCCCTTCAAATATCCAACGCCCACGGCAGATAGGGACCAAACTGTCTCACGACGTTTTAAACCCAGCTCACGTACCTCTTTAAATGGCGAACAGCCATACCCTTGGGACCGGCTACAGCCCCAGGATGAGATGAGCCGACATCGAGGTGCCAAACACCGCCGTCGATATGAACTCTTGGGCGGTATCAGCCTGTTATCCCCAGAGTACCTTTTATCCGTTGAGCGATGGCCCTTCCATACAGAACCACCGGATCACTATGACCTGCTTTCGCACCTGCTCGACTTGTCGGTCTCGCAGTTAAGCACGCTTATGCCATTGCACTATCAGCACGATTTCCGACCGTACCTAGCGTACCTTCGTACTCCTCCGTTACCCTTTGGGAGGAGACCGCCCCAGTCAAACTGCCTACCATGCACTGTCCCCGATCCGGATCACGGACCAAGGTTAGAACCTCAAACAAACCAGGGTGGTATTTCAAGGACGGCTCCACCGAAACTAGCGTTCCGGTTTCATAGCCTCCCACCTATCCTACACAGATCGGTTCAAAGTCCAATGCAAAGCTACAGTAAAGGTTCATGGGGTCTTTCCGTCTAGCCGCGGGTAGATTGCATCATCACAAACACTTCAACTTCGCTGAGTCTCGGGAGGAGACAGTGTGGCCATCGTTACGCCATTCGTGCAGGTCGGAACTTACCCGACAAGGAATTTCGCTACCTTAGGACCGTTATAGTTACGGCCGCCGTTTACCGGGACTTCAATCAAGAGCTTGCACCCCATCATTTAATCTTCCGGCACCGGGCAGGCGTCACACCCTATACGTCCACTTTCGTGTTTGCAGAGTGCTGTGTTTTTATTAAACAGTCGCAGCCACCAGTTTATTGCAACCCCTTCACCCTTCCAGCGCAGGCTGGTCAAGCTACAAGGGCGTACCTTATCCCGAAGTTACGGTACCAATTTGCCGAGTTCCTTCTCCCGAGTTCTCTCAAGCGCCTTAGAATACTCATCTCGCCCACCTGTGTCGGTTTGCGGTACGGTCATCGTTAGACTGAAGCTTAGAGGCTTTTCTTGGAACCACTTCCAATTGCTTCGCGACCTAAGTCGCTCGCGCCACACCCTTGAATCCTGCGCCCGGATTTGCCTAAGCGCCTTCTCCAATGCAGCGACCGGGACTTCCAACACCCGGACAACCTTCCGCGATCCGTCCCCCCATCGCATCTAACAATGGTGCAGGAATATTGACCTGCTTCCCATCAGCTACGCATTTCTGCCTCGCCTTAGGGGCCGACTCACCCTACGCCGATGAACGTTGCGTAGGAAACCTTGGGCTTACGGCGAGGGGGCCTTTCACCCCCTTTATCGCTACTCATGTCAGCATTCGCACTTCCGATACCTCCAGCATCCTTTACAAGACACCTTCGCAGGCTTACGGAACGCTCTCCTACCATGCGAGCAAGCTCGCATCCGCAGCTTCGGTATATGGCTTAGCCCCGTTACATCTTCCGCGCAGGACGACTCGATCAGTGAGCTATTACGCTTTCTTTAAAGGGTGGCTGCTTCTAAGCCAACCTCCTGACTGTTTTAGCCTTCCCACTTCGTTTCCCACTTAGCCATATTTGGGGACCTTAGCTGGCGGTCTGGGTTGTTTCCCTCTTGACACCGGACGTTAGCACCCGATGTCTGTCTCCCGTGATTGCACTCTTCGGTATTCGGAGTTTGCTATGGCGGGGTAATCTGCAATAGACCCCCCAACCATGACAGTGCTCTACCCCCGAAGGTGAGACACGAGGCACTACCTAAATAGTTTTCGGAGAGAACCAGCTATTTCCAGGTTTGTTTAGCCTTTCACCCCTATCCACAGCTCATCCCCTAACTTTTCAACGTTAGTGGGTTCGGACCTCCAGTACGTGTTACCGCACCTTCATCCTGGCCATGGATAGATCACCTGGTTTCGGGTCTACGCCCAGCAACTGAACGCCCTATTCGGACTCGCTTTCGCTACGCCTGCCCTATACGGTTAAGCTTGCTACTGAACGTAAGTCGCTGACCCATTATACAAAAGGTACGCCGTCACCCCTTGCGAGGCTCCGACTGTTTGTATGCATGCGGTTTCAGGATCTATTTCACTCCCCTCCCGGGGTTCTTTTCGCCTTTCCCTCACGGTACTGGTTCACTATCGGTCGATCACGAGTATTTAGCCTTGGAGGATGGTCCCCCCATCTTCAGACAGGATTTCACGTGTCCCGCCCTACTTGTCGTACACCTAGTTCTTTCATACTGTTTTCGCCTACAGGGCTATCACCTGCTATGGCCGCACTTTCCAGAGCGTTCGGCTAACAATACAAATAAAGAGTACAAGGCTCATCCCATTTCGCTCGCCACTACTTTGGGAATCTCGGTTGATTTCTTTTCCTGCGGTTACTTAGATGTTTCAGTTCACCGCGTTCGCTTCGCATGGCCTATGTATTCAGCCATGGATACTCCATAAGGAGTGGGTTTCCCCATTCGGACATCCCCGGATCAAAGCTTGTTTGCCAGCTCCCCGGGGCTTTTCGCAGGCTACCGCGTCCTTCATCGCCTGTGATCGCCAAGGCATCCACCACATGCACTTGTTCGCTTGACCCTATAACGAGTCTGTCTCGTTACAGGTTGAGTTCTCGCGTTGTGCCGTATTCCAATTGAGTCGAACATGAAGTTCGAATCATCTTGAGATACATCGATACAATCACAACCCGGATAGTTTCCACGTCCATCTCAAAGACGCTTCCGCTATCCAAATTACTTACTTCTTCCAGATTGTTAAAGAACGACAGCCGATACAGTTGCCTGCATCACTCTGACTGGCTCAATCGCCAATGGCAAATGCTCGTCTCACACGTCACTTACGTGTGAGCCAAACGCTTCCCATTGAAGATTGGTGGAGGCAGACGGGATCGAACCGACGACCCCCTGCTTGCAAAGCAGGTGCTCTCCCAGCTGAGCTATGCCCCCATACAGAGACGCCCCAGGTTTCTTCACGCCAGACAACTTGGTGGGTCTGGTTGGATTCGAACCAACGACCCCCGCCTTATCAAGACGGTGCTCTAACCGACTGAGCTACAGACCCCTGAGTCTGTCTTGATTTACAGCCGATAAGCGTGAGCGCTCAACCTGGCGAGCTAGCTCTGGAAAGGAGGTGATCCAGCCGCACCTTCCGATACGGCTACCTTGTTACGACTTCACCCCAGTCATGAATCCTACCGTGGTGACCGTCCTCCTTGCGGTTAGACTAGCCACTTCTGGTAAAACCCACTCCCATGGTGTGACGGGCGGTGTGTACAAGACCCGGGAACGTATTCACCGCGGCATGCTGATCCGCGATTACTAGCGATTCCAGCTTCATGCACTCGAGTTGCAGAGTGCAATCCGGACTACGATCGGTTTTCTGGGATTAGCTCCCCCTCGCGGGTTGGCAACCCTCTGTTCCGACCATTGTATGACGTGTGAAGCCCTACCCATAAGGGCCATGAGGACTTGACGTCATCCCCACCTTCCTCCGGTTTGTCACCGGCAGTCTCCTTAGAGTGCTCTTGCGTAGCAACTAAGGACAAGGGTTGCGCTCGTTGCGGGACTTAACCCAACATCTCACGACACGAGCTGACGACAGCCATGCAGCACCTGTGCGCCGGTTCTCTTTCGAGCACTCCCGAATCTCTTCAGGATTCCGACCATGTCAAGGGTAGGTAAGGTTTTTCGCGTTGCATCGAATTAATCCACATCATCCACCGCTTGTGCGGGTCCCCGTCAATTCCTTTGAGTTTTAATCTTGCGACCGTACTCCCCAGGCGGTCAACTTCACGCGTTAGCTACGTTACTAAGGAAATGAATCCCCAACAACTAGTTGACATCGTTTAGGGCGTGGACTACCAGGGTATCTAATCCTGTTTGCTCCCCACGCTTTCGTGCATGAGCGTCAGTATTGGCCCAGGGGGCTGCCTTCGCCATCGGTATTCCTCCACATCTCTACGCATTTCACTGCTACACGTGGAATTCTACCCCCCTCTGCCATACTCTAGCCTGCCAGTCACAAATGCAGTTCCCAGGTTGAGCCCGGGGATTTCACATCTGTCTTAACAGACCGCCTGCGCACGCTTTACGCCCAGTAATTCCGATTAACGCTTGCACCCTACGTATTACCGCGGCTGCTGGCACGTAGTTAGCCGGTGCTTATTCTTCCGGTACCGTCATCCCCCGACTGTATTAGAGCCAAGGATTTCTTTCCGGACAAAAGTGCTTTACAACCCGAAGGCCTTCTTCACACACGCGGCATTGCTGGATCAGGCTTTCGCCCATTGTCCAAAATTCCCCACTGCTGCCTCCCGTAGGAGTCTGGGCCGTGTCTCAGTCCCAGTGTGGCTGGTCGTCCTCTCAGACCAGCTACTGATCGTCGCCTTGGTAGGCCTTTACCCCACCAACTAGCTAATCAGCCATCGGCCAACCCTATAGCGCGAGGCCCGAAGGTCCCCCGCTTTCATCCGTGGATCGTATGCGGTATTAATCCGGCTTTCGCCGGGCTATCCCCCACTACAGGACATGTTCCGATGTATTACTCACCCGTTCGCCACTCGCCACCAGGTGCAAGCACCCGTGCTGCCGTTCGACTTGCATGTGTAAGGCATGCCGCCAGCGTTCAATCTGAGCCAGGATCAAACTCTTCAGTTCAAACCTGTTACTGTTTTCGGTTCTTTCGAACCGGTCGCTCACTCAAAGCTGACAGGTCAATGAATTACTTCATAAACCTGACTTACTTTAGTGTGAGACTCTTGATACTTTTGCTATCCCGATCCGAGGACCGGGTCTCGCTCACATCAAGCGCCCACACTTATCGGCTGTTAGTTTTTAAAGAGCATTCTGCGAGAGGCATCGGGCGCTTCCAGCAGCGCTGCGTTTTCAGCAGCAGAGAAGCGAGATTATGAACCGTGTTTCGCAGCGCGTCAACAACTTTTTGCTACTCAGCGTTGCGACTGCGGGGTTCTTCTTCCTTCGTCGCCAGCGCGCCCCCACTGCAGCACACCGCCGACTCCGCTTCCCCTTCCGCGCCGCGTTGCCGTCAGCGCGAAAGAGGCGTGATTCTAGGCACGTTGGCCGTTCCGCGCAAGGGGTTTGGCGCAGTTTTTTTGCGCCCCGAATTTCGGGCATCCGACCGCACGATGGCGCGACACCGCTTATAGCGCACAGAACGGACTAGAATGTGAGGTTCTTCGCCTCTTTCTATACGTATTTAACATGCGCCAGCGAATCGCCAAACGCCTCCCCCCCGATGCCGACAAGCTGGTCGGCCTGTCGCTTGCGCTCTTCGCCTCGGGTAGCCGCATCGAGGATCGCTTCTGGGAAGCGAAGCTCGACGCCCTGCTCGCCAAGATTATCCGCAACGGCAACCAGACCACGCTCGACGCAGCGCTCGATCATCTTCAGCAAAATCACCCCGACGCATACGGCGCACTCGCCGACATGGCCGAAACGCACAGCGAGTCGATGGTGGTCGAACACGACGGCCAGCCGTACGACACGCTGCTGGTTGCGGTGCCCGTGCTCGCATGGACGCGCTACATGATTCCGTCGGGCGCGCTGAAGGGCGATGTCGCCGACGCACTGCGCACGCAGCTCCAAGCGCACGTGCTCGCGAGCGGCACGCTGGTCGGGCTCGCGCCGTTCCTCTACAGCATCGACCAGTTGCCGCGGCACCACGTCGAAACCTATCGGCTCGCGCAGCAGCTCGCGCACGCAGCACTCGGCCAGCACGCCGCCAAGCTCAACTTCGGCGACCTGCCCGAAACCTCGCCGATCCTGGCCGACCCGCGCTTCCTGCTCGCCGTGGTCGCGGCGCCGGCCGGCGCCCCGCTGTTCCGCTGGCAGGAAGAAGAGCACGGCAGCCGGATCGAGCGCGGCCAGTGCCTCGAACAATGGATGGCCCAGGGCGGCCCGAATCTGTCGATCGCGCTGCCCGGATGCGAGTTCGAGTGCCTGCTTCCGGACGCGTACTACTCCGCATGCCGCGATGCGGACGAACGCATACGCCCGCACACGGTGCGCACCGCGATTCGTTATCTGTTCGACACACTTGGTGCAGCGCCGCAGGAACTGCGCGCCGTCGTCGCCGGCTTCGGCGAGCGGCGCATCGACGAGTATCGCGTCGGCTTCACGCGGCGCGGCAGCAACGACGTGATCTACGGCGTCGTATGGCCGCTTTATGGCCGCGAGAACGGCGACGTGTCGATCGACAGCGCGACGCTCGAGGGCGAAGCCCCGATCGAGGGGCCGCTCGAGGAAATCGTCAGCCTGCTGAAGGAATGCGGCGTCACCGATATTCGCCGGCACGCGGGCCGCTTCGAACCCGAGTACTGCGACGATTGCGGCGTGCCGCTCTACGCCGATCCGCTCGGCGAAATCGTCCACGCCGAAATGCCGGAAGACGCCTCGCCCGCCCAGCCGCATTTCCACTGATCCGCCCTACAGGCCCGCACGGCCTGTGCGTCCGAAGCCGCTCCCGGTTCCGCCGGAGCGGCTTTTTTCTTATCCGACCTCCCGCGCCCGACATTTCGGACTTCTCCTAGACCTTTCGGCCAAGCAGACATCGTGTAAGGTATTTGTCATTATTCGGCCCACAGCATGCCCGTCGGCAGATCAATGACTCATCCATGGAGGTTGACTATGCGGTTCCTGGTGCTCAACTCAGACGCCGAGCGGCGTGACGGGCTGAAGGCCCTGTTGCGGCAGATCGACCGTCACGCCCGTATCAACGACGCGCCCGACGGCTTCCATGCGCGCCGCCTGTTGCGCACGCAGCGCTTCGACCTCGTCGCGATCGACTGGCTGGATGTCGGCAGGGTCAGCGAGCTTCAGGCGCTCTGCAGCGCCTGTTCGCCGACGCCCGCCGCGATGCTGATCGACGAAGCCACGCCGCAGTCGATCCAGCGCTTTTTCAACTACGGCGTCGCAGGCGTGATCCCGCATTCGACGCGGCCGCACCTGATCGTTCGCGCACTCGAAATGGTGCTGCTCGGCGGCCACTATATTCCGCCGATCGCGCTCAGCCTGCTGCCGTCCACGTCGACGCTCGCGGGCCGCCGCGACGCCCATTTCCAGGCGCTTGCCGGATCGCTCCCCCGTCGCCCGACCGCCGGGCTGCTGTCGCCGAGACAAGCGCAGATCATGCGCTTCGTTCACCTCGGCAGCACGAACAAGATGATCGCGCGCACGCTCGGCATCAGCGAAGGCACCGTGAAAATCCATCTTGCGAGCATCTTCCAGCAGCTCGGTGCGGCAAACCGCGCCGCCGCGGTCGCGATCTACAACGGCTGGCTGTCGCCCCACCTCGAAGTGCTGCTGGCCAGCCGCGACTGCACACGCAAGCCGGCCCTCGGCGAGCGCGGCCCCGTCCCGCTGCGCGCACAACGTCGCGACCGCCCGTACCCGCTGCCGGGCGAGCATGCCGGCACGCACGAATTGCAGCTCGCGGCCGAGCCGCCGGCACGATTCCGCCGCGAACGCTAGACGGACAGTCTCGATATTGCGACGCTCGACATGTGCGGATTCCCACCTTTGATGCTCAACGAGTAATATGAACACATGGGTTTTCTTTTCACACCGCTTCCGTTCTGGATTGGCGTCGGTGGCTGGATCGCCGCCGCGGCCCTGCTCGCGCTCGCGTTCTGGAATCGCCCCTTCGTGCGGCTGCAGGATGCGACGCTCCAGCACGTATGGCTCGCGCTCGTCACCGCGATCACGGTGCTGTGGGCCTCGAACGCGTGGCTCGACGACGGCATCGTCATGCACCTGCTCGGCGCGACGCTGCTCGTCACACTATTCGACTGGACCCTCGCGCTCGTTGCGATGGGCGTCGTCACCGCCATCGCCGCAGTCATCTTCGACGCGTCGTGGCAAGGCGTCGGCCTGACCTATCTGGTTTACGGCGCATTACCGGTCGCCGTATCGGCGTTGCTGCAGCGCGCCGCGCTCGCATGGCTGCCGCACAATCTCGCCTCGTTCATCACGGGCCAGGGATTCCTGTCGCCGGCCATCGCGATCGTCGCGGTCGCCGCGGCCGCGGCCGGTGTCCAGCTCGCGCTTGCCGACGGCACCCCCGTCGTGATCCCGGCCGGCTATCTGCTGAACACCGCACTGCTCGCGCTCGGCGAAGCATGGTTCACCGGGATGGCGACCGCGCTCATCGCCGTCTATCGTCCTGCGTGGGTCACGACCTTCGACGTGCGACGCTATCGCCTCGGCGGCCCGCGCGCCTGAGCACCGGGCCCGGTTCCGGGCCGCATCGACGCGCATCGTGCACGGCCTGCTCGGCGCAAGAAAGTGCGCCGTCTACTGCGGCACGACTTTTTTACGCTAAGATTGAACTCCTGTTCTTCATCGGGCCTCTATATCTGCCCGATGCCTCATTCGCTCCTCACCAATAACCAGATGGACAGCTCACCCGCCTCGCTCCGGATTCTCCGGGCGTTCGGCAAGCTGGCAGCCTGTGTCGCGGGCCTGTCGCTTGCGCTTCCGGCACCGGTCTTCGCCGACCTT
It encodes:
- a CDS encoding 23S rRNA (adenine(2030)-N(6))-methyltransferase RlmJ, giving the protein MLSYRHGFHAGNHADVLKHTVVVQLLRYLNKKDKSYWYIDTHAGAGVYSLRDGYAAKTVEYDTGIGRLWNDKNLPTALGEYLDEVRALNDDGELRFYPGSPYLAWRLMREQDRMRLFEMHTTEIDVLRHNFRDAGRRAMIFAGDGFEGIKALLPPPPRRALVLIDPSYEDKKDYARTVTCVSECLKRFATGCYAIWYPQVARTESQRFAEQLKRLQPDNWLHLTLTVSNPPADGLGLYGSGMFILNPPYTLAQSMNDALPYLVEALGQDSGARCQIEQRGG
- a CDS encoding DUF2863 family protein, translating into MRQRIAKRLPPDADKLVGLSLALFASGSRIEDRFWEAKLDALLAKIIRNGNQTTLDAALDHLQQNHPDAYGALADMAETHSESMVVEHDGQPYDTLLVAVPVLAWTRYMIPSGALKGDVADALRTQLQAHVLASGTLVGLAPFLYSIDQLPRHHVETYRLAQQLAHAALGQHAAKLNFGDLPETSPILADPRFLLAVVAAPAGAPLFRWQEEEHGSRIERGQCLEQWMAQGGPNLSIALPGCEFECLLPDAYYSACRDADERIRPHTVRTAIRYLFDTLGAAPQELRAVVAGFGERRIDEYRVGFTRRGSNDVIYGVVWPLYGRENGDVSIDSATLEGEAPIEGPLEEIVSLLKECGVTDIRRHAGRFEPEYCDDCGVPLYADPLGEIVHAEMPEDASPAQPHFH
- a CDS encoding response regulator transcription factor, yielding MRFLVLNSDAERRDGLKALLRQIDRHARINDAPDGFHARRLLRTQRFDLVAIDWLDVGRVSELQALCSACSPTPAAMLIDEATPQSIQRFFNYGVAGVIPHSTRPHLIVRALEMVLLGGHYIPPIALSLLPSTSTLAGRRDAHFQALAGSLPRRPTAGLLSPRQAQIMRFVHLGSTNKMIARTLGISEGTVKIHLASIFQQLGAANRAAAVAIYNGWLSPHLEVLLASRDCTRKPALGERGPVPLRAQRRDRPYPLPGEHAGTHELQLAAEPPARFRRER
- a CDS encoding DUF3563 family protein, which translates into the protein MIAYIVEKLSNWFESAERERREAYLATSSDIVQLEQRIRSLESNGYSL
- the cueR gene encoding Cu(I)-responsive transcriptional regulator, with the protein product MNIGDASRESGVSAKMIRYYEQVGLLAPSKRSDAGYRLYGSDEIHTLRFIRQARRLGFLVEDIRKLLMLWQDRSRASAEVKSIALEHVAELDKRIAELTDMRDTLADLAAHCHGDGRPECPILARLADPVGEPD
- a CDS encoding energy-coupling factor ABC transporter permease is translated as MGFLFTPLPFWIGVGGWIAAAALLALAFWNRPFVRLQDATLQHVWLALVTAITVLWASNAWLDDGIVMHLLGATLLVTLFDWTLALVAMGVVTAIAAVIFDASWQGVGLTYLVYGALPVAVSALLQRAALAWLPHNLASFITGQGFLSPAIAIVAVAAAAAGVQLALADGTPVVIPAGYLLNTALLALGEAWFTGMATALIAVYRPAWVTTFDVRRYRLGGPRA